From a single Ignavibacteria bacterium genomic region:
- a CDS encoding CHASE2 domain-containing protein, protein MKKKHFDSIIVTIIVFAIIGIFYLIPLKTGILDPLAKAISDFDIYDLVFSRLRTEQKADTNIVIVNVGNLDRAGLAGQIDTLNKYRPKVIALDIFFRGEKDPHGDSLLSTALSKCRNIVMVSMLDRYNEDKDSYDTMITSSPQFLGNAETGYANFPEDEKGGYRTIRGLRPFAFYKDKKEMAFPIRIVEAAVNNKYLSFLKRGNDIEIINYRGNFNKFYYLDTYNLLEGNFNRSLIKNKIVLMGYMGENLNTKVLEDIFYTPLNENYAGRSFPDMYGVVINANIVSMLLGGSFIDRMPYYLSVPIAVVFCFLCTLGLFTIKSKYRDYFGAAFKWFILLVTILELDLGVNIFNYFNYKINLTLLLAAVVLIPACIDLYQNYIEKWLFKKVLKMDIERKDEISQAHSDNTSGPRL, encoded by the coding sequence GTGAAGAAGAAGCATTTTGACAGCATAATAGTTACAATAATAGTGTTTGCTATTATTGGAATATTCTATCTCATCCCGCTTAAAACGGGTATACTGGACCCCCTTGCCAAAGCCATAAGCGATTTCGATATCTATGACCTCGTCTTCTCGCGCCTGCGCACAGAGCAGAAAGCCGATACAAATATTGTAATTGTAAACGTGGGAAACCTGGACCGTGCCGGCCTCGCAGGACAGATCGATACGCTGAACAAATATCGCCCTAAAGTCATAGCTTTGGATATCTTCTTCCGGGGGGAAAAAGATCCCCATGGGGACAGCCTTCTTTCAACGGCACTCTCAAAATGCCGGAACATTGTAATGGTAAGCATGCTTGACAGGTACAATGAAGACAAGGACAGCTATGACACCATGATCACCTCGAGCCCTCAGTTCCTGGGCAATGCCGAAACTGGATACGCCAACTTCCCCGAAGACGAAAAAGGGGGCTATAGAACAATCAGGGGCCTGAGGCCTTTTGCTTTCTATAAGGATAAAAAAGAGATGGCTTTCCCAATCAGGATAGTTGAAGCTGCAGTCAACAATAAATACTTAAGTTTTCTTAAGCGCGGGAACGATATTGAAATCATCAACTACCGGGGCAACTTCAACAAGTTTTATTACCTGGACACATACAACCTTCTTGAGGGAAACTTTAACCGGAGCCTGATAAAAAATAAAATAGTCCTTATGGGCTACATGGGAGAAAACCTTAATACAAAAGTGCTTGAAGATATATTTTATACCCCCTTAAACGAGAACTATGCCGGAAGAAGCTTTCCTGATATGTACGGCGTTGTTATTAATGCCAATATCGTCTCAATGCTGCTTGGAGGCAGCTTCATTGACAGGATGCCCTATTACTTAAGCGTTCCTATTGCTGTCGTATTCTGCTTTCTTTGTACTCTTGGTTTATTCACCATAAAAAGTAAATACAGGGACTATTTCGGCGCGGCATTCAAATGGTTCATACTCCTCGTGACAATCCTGGAGCTGGACTTAGGAGTAAATATTTTCAACTATTTTAATTATAAAATTAATCTTACTTTACTGCTGGCTGCAGTAGTACTTATTCCCGCCTGCATCGATCTGTATCAGAATTACATTGAGAAATGGCTGTTTAAGAAAGTGTTAAAGATGGACATAGAAAGAAAAGATGAAATCAGTCAGGCTCATAGTGATAATACTTCTGGCCCTCGGCTCTGA